In Monodelphis domestica isolate mMonDom1 chromosome 4, mMonDom1.pri, whole genome shotgun sequence, one DNA window encodes the following:
- the LOC100017553 gene encoding uncharacterized protein LOC100017553 has translation MLDPKVLEVPAVIFDNGSGLCKAGIAGDNVPRSVITAIVGRSKAKATMLGAGQKEYYVGEEAQSKRGVLSLNYPIDHGIVTSWDDMEHIWRHVYECELRVQANEHPVLLTEAPLNPLQNREKMTEIMFESFKVPAMYVAVQATLALYASARTTGIVMDSGDGVTHTVPIYEGYCLPHAVSRLDVAGRDITEYLMRLLLESGHSFVSTAEREIVKDIKERLCYVTFDPIQAMKIKSEEILKEYKLPDGNIIKIGNQLFRAPETLFMPANVGVEAPGVHKMLFNSIRKCDIDVRKNLYSNILLSGGSTLFHGLDERILKEIQLQAPGGISVRIIAPPERKYCVWIGASILTSLTSFKHMWITTSDYKEFGPTMVHRKCF, from the coding sequence ATGCTTGACCCCAAAGTCCTAGAAGTCCCCGCTGTGATATTTGACAATGGCTCTGGACTGTGCAAGGCAGGAATTGCTGGGGATAATGTCCCGCGGTCAGTCATCACCGCAATCGTTGGTCGCTCCAAGGCCAAAGCCACCATGTTAGGAGCTGGACAGAAGGAGTATTATGTTGGAGAAGAGGCACAGTCCAAACGAGGGGTGCTGTCCTTGAATTATCCCATCGATCACGGCATAGTGACTTCCTGGGATGACATGGAGCATATCTGGAGGCATGTCTATGAGTGTGAGCTGAGAGTCCAGGCCAACGAGCACCCGGTCCTGCTGACAGAGGCTCCACTCAACCCTCTGCAGAACCGAGAAAAGATGACAGAGATTATGTTTGAAAGCTTTAAGGTGCCAGCCATGTACGTGGCTGTTCAAGCCACGTTGGCCCTCTATGCTTCCGCCCGGACCACAGGGATAGTCATGGACAGTGGAGATGGGGTTACTCACACTGTACCCATCTATGAGGGCTACTGCTTACCCCATGCAGTTTCCCGACTCGACGTCGCAGGCCGAGACATCACTGAATACCTCATGAGGCTTCTGTTGGAAAGTGGACATTCCTTTGTGAGCACTGCCGAGAGAGAGATTGTAAAAGATATTAAAGAGAGACTGTGCTATGTGACCTTCGATCCCATCCAAGCCAtgaagattaaatcagaagaaaTCCTCAAAGAATATAAGTTGCCGGATGGGAACATTATCAAAATTGGCAACCAGCTCTTCCGAGCCCCCGAGACCCTGTTTATGCCAGCAAATGTTGGGGTTGAAGCCCCCGGGGTCCATAAGATGCTCTTTAACAGCATCCGAAAATGTGACATTGACGTTCGGAAAAACCTGTATAGTAATATCTTGCTCTCTGGAGGTTCCACGCTCTTCCATGGTCTGGATGAGAGGATTCTGAAGGAGATCCAGCTCCAGGCTCCTGGAGGAATCTCCGTCAGGATCATCGCCCCACCAGAACGGAAGTATTGTGTATGGATAGGAGCCTCCATCCTCACCTCCCTTACATCCTTCAAACATATGTGGATCACGACTTCCGATTATAAGGAGTTTGGCCCCACCATGGTTCACCGGAAATGTTTCTAA